The Streptomyces aurantiacus genome includes a region encoding these proteins:
- a CDS encoding enoyl-CoA hydratase/isomerase family protein, giving the protein MSLSASAGPVRIVRHPDGVVELRLDDPGRGNALDLRTAEALRDTAAEVAADPGGAVLLRATGSSFCVGGDLRAFAGRGTETGSYVHAVASAAHTAIQALYDLPVPMVTAVRGAAAGGGIGLALVGDIVLAARSARFRLAYTAIGLTPDCGASWFLPRLVGPRTATDLILTNRLLTGDDAERCGLVSRAVDDEELDHAAHRTAADLAAGATGALRAAKDLLRAGAGDELRRHLAEEARLIAALADSREAQDLMASFLTTRGRPKSGDSRTEARESESVS; this is encoded by the coding sequence ATGAGCCTCTCCGCGAGCGCCGGACCGGTCCGGATCGTCCGCCACCCCGACGGGGTCGTTGAGCTGAGACTGGACGACCCGGGACGGGGCAACGCCCTGGACCTCAGAACGGCCGAAGCACTGCGGGACACAGCTGCCGAGGTAGCCGCGGACCCGGGCGGCGCGGTCCTGCTACGGGCGACGGGCAGCAGCTTCTGCGTAGGTGGTGACCTCCGCGCATTCGCCGGCCGCGGCACGGAGACCGGCTCTTACGTGCACGCCGTGGCGAGCGCCGCGCACACCGCGATACAGGCCCTGTACGACCTACCGGTGCCGATGGTGACCGCCGTGCGCGGCGCGGCCGCGGGCGGCGGGATCGGCCTCGCACTCGTGGGCGACATCGTCCTGGCGGCCAGGTCCGCGCGGTTCCGGCTGGCGTACACGGCGATCGGGCTCACGCCGGACTGCGGGGCCTCCTGGTTCCTGCCGCGCCTCGTGGGCCCCCGTACGGCAACGGACCTGATTCTCACCAACCGGCTCCTGACCGGCGACGACGCCGAACGGTGCGGCTTGGTCTCCCGGGCCGTGGACGACGAGGAACTGGACCACGCGGCACACCGGACCGCGGCCGATCTGGCCGCCGGCGCCACTGGCGCACTGCGCGCCGCGAAGGACCTGCTGCGCGCCGGCGCCGGTGACGAACTGCGGCGCCACCTCGCCGAAGAGGCACGGCTGATCGCCGCCCTGGCGGACAGCCGCGAAGCACAGGACCTCATGGCGTCGTTCCTCACCACTCGGGGCCGCCCGAAGTCGGGCGACAGCCGGACCGAGGCCAGGGAATCGGAAAGTGTTTCTTGA
- a CDS encoding acyl-CoA dehydrogenase family protein, translating to MPIQFDVDPTVAQLAESTAGFVREVVIPAERECGGSVHDAPETLRETLQKAARDAGVFAPHVPTRWGGHGLDLRGQAVVFEAAGYSLLGPLALNCAAPDEGNMHLLDKVATEEQKQTYLRPLAAGGTRSCFAMTEPAPGAGADPRSLRTTATRVPGGWRIDGRKWFITGANGAGFAIVMARTSGNPGDPGGATMFLVDAGTPGMRIVRDIETLDESLFAGHSEIVFEECVVGEEQVLGAVDRGFEGAQVRLGPARMTHCMRWLGAARRAQDVALERAGSRMAFGSALGDLGMVQQMLADSEIDIEASRALILRTAWELDTGSAASQLTSVSKTFVAEAVNRVVDRAVQICGALGISAADAPLARLYREVRPFRIYDGPSETHRFAIARRAVRPYRQPRTGVADG from the coding sequence GTGCCCATCCAGTTCGATGTCGATCCGACCGTCGCCCAACTCGCTGAATCGACCGCCGGGTTCGTGCGCGAGGTGGTCATTCCGGCCGAGCGCGAGTGCGGCGGGTCCGTGCACGACGCCCCCGAGACACTGCGGGAAACCCTGCAGAAGGCCGCCCGTGATGCGGGTGTGTTCGCTCCACATGTGCCGACGCGGTGGGGCGGGCACGGGCTCGACCTGCGCGGACAGGCGGTGGTGTTCGAAGCGGCGGGCTACTCGCTGCTCGGACCCCTGGCGCTGAACTGCGCGGCGCCGGACGAGGGCAACATGCACCTGCTGGACAAGGTGGCCACCGAAGAGCAGAAGCAGACGTATCTGCGCCCGCTGGCCGCGGGCGGGACACGGTCCTGCTTCGCCATGACCGAACCGGCTCCGGGGGCGGGTGCCGATCCCCGCTCCCTGCGGACCACCGCGACCCGGGTTCCCGGCGGCTGGCGTATCGACGGGCGCAAGTGGTTCATCACCGGCGCCAACGGAGCCGGCTTCGCCATCGTCATGGCCCGGACCTCCGGCAACCCCGGCGACCCGGGCGGCGCCACCATGTTCCTGGTCGACGCCGGCACTCCCGGCATGCGCATCGTCCGGGACATCGAGACCCTCGACGAGTCGCTCTTCGCCGGACACAGCGAGATCGTCTTCGAGGAGTGCGTGGTGGGGGAGGAGCAGGTGCTCGGCGCCGTGGACCGCGGCTTCGAAGGCGCTCAGGTCCGGCTCGGTCCCGCCCGGATGACCCACTGCATGCGCTGGCTGGGAGCTGCCCGCCGCGCCCAGGACGTCGCGCTGGAGCGGGCGGGCAGCCGGATGGCATTCGGCTCGGCACTGGGAGACCTTGGCATGGTCCAGCAGATGCTGGCCGACTCGGAGATCGACATCGAGGCGAGCCGCGCCCTGATCCTGCGTACCGCCTGGGAGTTGGACACCGGCTCGGCCGCCTCGCAGCTCACGTCGGTGTCCAAGACCTTCGTGGCGGAGGCGGTGAACCGAGTGGTCGACCGCGCGGTGCAGATCTGCGGAGCGCTCGGCATCTCGGCCGCCGACGCGCCGCTGGCCCGCTTGTACAGGGAGGTAAGACCGTTCCGTATCTACGACGGCCCCTCGGAGACGCACCGTTTCGCCATAGCGCGCCGCGCGGTAAGGCCCTATCGGCAGCCGCGCACGGGTGTGGCCGACGGCTGA
- a CDS encoding ATP-binding protein produces MGPVVHEDEGQSLASRPLRSAVALEDGERIGVARVAARRFMTEVQAVHGIPVSERAMGLAELVVSELVTNAHKYAPGPCLLDLEVNGGAVEISVWDGNPALPVPQEADPNRIGKHGLEIVMAVCRSFEIRREPVGKRVKAAIVLADDPGGHPAGRLM; encoded by the coding sequence ATGGGGCCAGTGGTGCACGAAGACGAGGGTCAGTCGCTGGCCAGCCGTCCCCTACGGTCCGCAGTCGCCCTGGAGGACGGGGAGCGGATCGGTGTGGCCCGGGTTGCGGCCCGCCGTTTTATGACCGAGGTCCAGGCAGTCCACGGGATACCGGTGTCAGAGCGGGCGATGGGCCTGGCGGAGCTGGTGGTCAGCGAGCTGGTGACCAACGCGCACAAGTACGCGCCCGGCCCTTGCCTGCTGGATCTGGAGGTCAACGGCGGCGCCGTGGAAATCAGCGTCTGGGACGGCAATCCTGCCCTGCCGGTGCCGCAGGAAGCCGATCCGAACCGGATCGGCAAGCACGGCCTGGAGATCGTGATGGCCGTGTGCCGCAGCTTCGAGATCCGCCGCGAGCCGGTGGGCAAGCGCGTCAAAGCCGCGATCGTGCTGGCCGACGATCCCGGCGGGCACCCGGCAGGCCGGCTGATGTGA
- a CDS encoding MerR family transcriptional regulator produces the protein MTADDSFGRLDDDDYPAYTMGRAAEMLGTTQGFLRAIGEHRLITPLRSAGGHRRYSRYQLRIAARARELVDQGTPIEAACRIIILEDQLEEAQRINAEHRRTATPHPAGV, from the coding sequence ATGACAGCAGACGATTCCTTCGGCCGTCTCGACGATGACGACTACCCCGCCTACACCATGGGCCGGGCCGCTGAGATGCTCGGCACTACGCAGGGCTTCCTGCGCGCCATCGGCGAACACCGCCTGATCACTCCGCTGCGCTCCGCGGGCGGCCACCGCCGCTACTCCCGCTACCAGCTGCGCATCGCCGCACGGGCCCGGGAACTCGTCGACCAGGGCACCCCCATCGAGGCCGCCTGCCGCATCATCATCCTCGAAGACCAGCTCGAGGAAGCCCAGCGCATCAACGCCGAACACCGCCGCACCGCAACCCCGCACCCGGCCGGCGTCTGA
- the trhA gene encoding PAQR family membrane homeostasis protein TrhA — protein MIAEDAQSPVRGREPEPRPGSPRTPSTDARAGAVGRSAAGQAAADLEAGVERAATALKPMLRGWLHAGVFPLALAGGIVLIAVSRTGAAVAACAVYAVSACLLFGTSAVYHRGTWGPRGEAVLRRLDHANIFLIIAGTYTPLAVLLLPEGRQRVLLAVVWAGALAGIAFRILWIGAPRWLYTPCYIALGWVAVFNLPDFAHAGGAGVVALVIAGGLLYTAGAVVYGLKRPDPSPAWFGFHEVFHALTIAAFTAHYTAILLAAT, from the coding sequence ATGATCGCCGAAGATGCCCAGTCGCCCGTGCGGGGACGGGAGCCGGAGCCCCGTCCCGGCAGCCCGCGAACCCCCTCGACTGATGCCCGTGCAGGCGCGGTTGGCCGGTCGGCTGCCGGGCAGGCAGCCGCCGACCTGGAAGCCGGGGTGGAGCGCGCCGCGACCGCGCTGAAGCCGATGCTGCGGGGCTGGCTGCACGCCGGGGTGTTCCCCCTCGCGTTGGCCGGGGGCATCGTCCTGATCGCCGTTTCGCGCACGGGCGCGGCTGTGGCGGCCTGCGCGGTGTACGCGGTGTCGGCCTGCCTGCTGTTCGGCACCAGCGCGGTCTACCACCGCGGGACGTGGGGTCCGCGCGGTGAGGCGGTTCTGCGGCGGCTGGACCACGCGAACATCTTCCTGATCATTGCCGGCACGTACACACCGTTGGCGGTACTGCTGCTGCCCGAAGGCCGTCAGAGGGTGCTGCTGGCGGTGGTGTGGGCTGGCGCGCTGGCCGGGATCGCCTTCCGCATCTTGTGGATCGGGGCTCCCCGGTGGCTCTACACCCCGTGTTACATCGCGTTGGGCTGGGTGGCCGTCTTCAATCTGCCCGACTTCGCGCACGCCGGCGGCGCCGGCGTCGTTGCCCTCGTCATAGCCGGTGGTCTGCTCTACACCGCGGGAGCCGTGGTCTACGGGCTCAAGCGCCCGGACCCCTCACCGGCCTGGTTCGGCTTCCACGAGGTCTTCCACGCCCTGACCATCGCCGCCTTCACCGCGCACTACACCGCCATCCTCCTCGCAGCCACCTGA
- a CDS encoding PP2C family protein-serine/threonine phosphatase, whose translation MTLAGTLEAAEAAAPVESLDVVARMLKERLGAVSVSFLITDFTGSSVVRLGAAGSVDIDEPARRITLRGTLYDDVIRTQRPGVEDKGESAPVRIVAPVTNRGDAIGLLELFLPTAPDAEVMREIGETAHALAYLVIANRSFTDVYQWGRRTKPLSLAAEIQHRLLPASLACEAAQFAVAGSLEPADHVGGDTFDYAIGRDTVQLSVTDAMGHDVEAALLATLAVGALRRARRAGADLAEQARQADQAMREHGHKGYVTGQLLRISLLDGKTEFVNAGHPWPLRMRDGQVREITPTVDMPFGFDTPHTYRVQSLDLRPGDRLVMLTDGMLEHNAGDLDLSDLIERTRALHPREAARTLIAAIVDANDGHLQDDATVMCLDWHGTNHSQRDAATGADLTDASQPSRTGQTTPGR comes from the coding sequence ATGACTTTGGCGGGGACGCTGGAGGCGGCGGAGGCCGCGGCGCCCGTGGAGTCGCTCGACGTGGTCGCGCGCATGCTCAAGGAGCGCCTCGGGGCCGTGTCGGTGTCGTTCCTGATCACCGACTTCACCGGCAGTTCGGTCGTACGGCTGGGGGCGGCGGGCAGCGTTGATATCGATGAACCCGCCCGGCGCATCACGCTGCGGGGCACCCTGTACGACGATGTGATCCGTACCCAGCGGCCGGGCGTGGAGGACAAGGGTGAGAGCGCGCCGGTGCGCATCGTCGCCCCGGTGACCAACCGCGGGGACGCCATCGGGCTCCTCGAACTGTTCCTGCCCACAGCGCCGGACGCGGAGGTGATGCGGGAGATCGGCGAGACCGCGCACGCGCTGGCGTATCTCGTCATCGCGAACCGGTCCTTCACCGACGTGTACCAGTGGGGACGCCGGACCAAGCCGCTGAGTCTGGCCGCGGAGATCCAGCACCGGCTGCTCCCGGCGTCGCTGGCGTGCGAGGCGGCGCAGTTCGCGGTGGCCGGGTCGCTGGAGCCGGCCGACCACGTCGGGGGTGACACCTTCGACTACGCGATCGGCCGGGACACCGTCCAGCTCTCCGTCACCGATGCCATGGGGCACGATGTCGAGGCCGCGCTGCTGGCCACCCTCGCGGTGGGCGCCCTGCGCCGGGCCCGGCGGGCCGGTGCCGATCTCGCCGAGCAGGCCCGCCAGGCAGACCAGGCCATGCGCGAGCACGGCCACAAGGGCTACGTCACCGGCCAGCTCCTGCGTATCAGCCTGCTCGACGGCAAGACCGAGTTCGTCAACGCCGGGCACCCCTGGCCGCTGCGGATGCGGGACGGCCAGGTGCGGGAGATCACTCCGACGGTCGATATGCCGTTCGGCTTCGACACCCCTCATACCTACCGGGTCCAGTCGCTGGACCTGCGTCCGGGCGACCGGCTGGTGATGCTGACCGACGGCATGCTGGAGCACAACGCAGGCGACCTCGATCTGTCCGACCTGATCGAGCGCACCCGCGCGCTGCATCCCCGCGAGGCCGCCCGCACTCTCATCGCGGCGATCGTCGACGCCAACGACGGCCACCTGCAGGACGACGCCACCGTCATGTGCCTGGACTGGCACGGCACCAACCACTCCCAGCGGGACGCCGCCACCGGCGCCGACCTCACCGACGCCTCCCAACCGTCAAGGACGGGACAGACCACTCCGGGGCGATGA
- the trxB gene encoding thioredoxin-disulfide reductase, translated as MSGTTTDGVRDVIVIGSGPAGYTAALYTARAELKPLVFGGAIFVGGALTTTTEVENFPGFPEGIDGPVLMENMRAQAMRFGAEMVDDDIVEVDLTGDIKTVTDTAGTVHRAKAVIVATGSGYRKLGLPKEDELSGRGVSWCATCDGFFFRDRDIVVVGGGDTAMEEATFLTRFARSVTVVHRRSALRASQVMQNRAFADDKISFAFDSEIAEIKEQDGKLAGVVLRDVFTGATRDLDVTGLFIAIGHDPRTELFKGQLDLDEQGYLTVDAPSTRTDLPGVFAAGDVVDHTYRQAITAAASGCQAALDAERHLAALGDEHSLAPVPA; from the coding sequence GTGAGCGGCACGACCACCGACGGTGTGCGGGACGTCATTGTCATCGGCTCCGGCCCCGCCGGATACACCGCCGCCCTCTACACCGCCCGAGCGGAGCTCAAGCCGCTCGTCTTCGGCGGCGCGATCTTCGTCGGCGGGGCGCTGACCACGACGACCGAGGTCGAGAACTTCCCCGGCTTCCCCGAGGGCATCGACGGCCCGGTCCTCATGGAGAACATGCGGGCCCAGGCGATGCGCTTCGGCGCGGAGATGGTCGATGACGACATCGTCGAAGTGGACCTGACCGGGGACATCAAGACCGTCACCGACACGGCCGGCACCGTGCACCGGGCGAAGGCCGTCATCGTCGCCACCGGGTCCGGCTACCGCAAGCTCGGTCTGCCCAAGGAGGACGAGCTCTCCGGGCGGGGCGTGTCCTGGTGCGCGACGTGCGACGGGTTCTTCTTCCGTGACCGCGACATCGTCGTGGTCGGCGGCGGCGACACCGCGATGGAGGAGGCCACCTTCCTCACCCGCTTCGCCCGCTCCGTGACCGTCGTGCACCGCCGCTCCGCCCTGCGCGCCTCCCAGGTCATGCAAAACCGCGCCTTCGCCGACGACAAGATCTCCTTCGCCTTCGACAGTGAGATCGCCGAGATCAAGGAGCAGGACGGCAAGCTCGCCGGCGTCGTGCTGCGCGACGTGTTCACCGGCGCTACCCGCGACCTGGACGTGACGGGCCTGTTCATCGCGATCGGGCACGACCCGCGGACCGAACTGTTCAAGGGCCAGCTGGACCTGGACGAACAGGGCTACCTGACCGTCGACGCGCCCTCAACGCGTACCGACCTGCCCGGCGTCTTCGCCGCCGGTGACGTCGTCGACCACACCTACCGCCAGGCCATCACCGCCGCCGCCAGCGGCTGCCAGGCCGCCCTGGACGCCGAACGCCACCTCGCGGCACTGGGCGACGAACACTCCCTCGCCCCGGTCCCCGCGTAA
- a CDS encoding arsenate reductase ArsC, producing MSTAPLASVLFVCVHNAGRSQMAAGFLNHLAGDRIEVRSAGSIPGDQVNPAAVEAMREVGVDIAEAKPKILTTEAVQASDYVITMGCGDACPIFPGKKYLDWALEDPAGKGVESVRPIRDEIKTRIEILIAEIDAKQEA from the coding sequence ATGTCCACCGCCCCGCTCGCCTCCGTGCTCTTCGTCTGCGTCCACAACGCCGGCCGCTCCCAGATGGCCGCCGGATTCCTGAACCATCTCGCGGGTGACCGGATCGAGGTCCGCTCCGCCGGCTCGATCCCGGGCGACCAGGTCAACCCGGCCGCCGTCGAGGCGATGAGGGAAGTCGGCGTCGACATCGCCGAGGCCAAGCCCAAGATCCTCACCACCGAGGCCGTCCAGGCATCCGACTACGTCATCACCATGGGCTGCGGCGACGCCTGCCCGATCTTCCCCGGCAAGAAGTACCTGGACTGGGCCCTCGAGGACCCGGCCGGCAAGGGCGTCGAGTCGGTGCGCCCCATCCGCGACGAGATCAAGACCCGCATCGAGATCCTGATCGCCGAGATCGACGCCAAGCAGGAGGCGTGA
- a CDS encoding ArsR/SmtB family transcription factor encodes MLTSVDPDVIRVLGDPLRLKIVTLLARETLCMTHLVEETGAKQTNLSNHMKVLREAGLVETEPCGRFTYFKLKPDVLGGLSEQFAALAASARTAAENKRACP; translated from the coding sequence ATGCTGACTTCAGTCGATCCTGATGTGATCCGGGTGTTGGGTGATCCGCTCCGCCTGAAAATAGTGACCCTGCTGGCGCGCGAGACGCTCTGCATGACGCACCTGGTCGAGGAGACCGGAGCCAAGCAGACCAACCTGTCCAACCATATGAAGGTGCTGCGTGAGGCCGGGCTGGTGGAGACCGAGCCGTGCGGCCGGTTCACCTACTTCAAGCTCAAGCCCGACGTCCTGGGCGGGTTGTCCGAGCAGTTCGCCGCGCTGGCCGCCTCCGCCCGTACCGCTGCCGAGAACAAGAGGGCCTGTCCGTGA
- the arsB gene encoding ACR3 family arsenite efflux transporter, whose amino-acid sequence MTPTEAPATTDGDSSVVAKLSTLDRFLAVWILLAMALGLGLGRAIPGLNDALAKVEIGGISLPIAVGLLIMMYPVLAKVRYDKLDAVTGDRKLMISSLVINWIVGPAVMFALAWIFLPDLPEYRTGLIIVGLARCIAMVIIWNDLACGDREAAAVLVALNSVFQVIAFGLLGWLYLDLLPGWLGLGDGEHLDISMWKIALNVVIFLGVPLLAGFLTRRIGERKMGREKYESTFLPKIGPWALYGLLFTIVILFALQGKTITSQPLDVVRIALPLLVYFAVMFFGTFLLGKGLGLAYDRTATLAFTAAGNNFELAIAVAIATFGVTSGQALSGVVGPLIEVPVLIGLVYVALAWRKKFSAGALTTAP is encoded by the coding sequence GTGACCCCCACCGAAGCACCCGCGACCACTGACGGGGACTCCTCGGTCGTCGCGAAGTTGTCGACGCTCGACCGCTTCCTCGCTGTCTGGATCCTGCTGGCCATGGCGCTCGGCCTGGGACTTGGCCGCGCCATCCCCGGCTTGAACGACGCCCTCGCCAAGGTCGAGATCGGGGGCATCTCCCTGCCGATCGCCGTCGGCCTGCTGATCATGATGTATCCGGTCCTGGCCAAGGTCCGCTACGACAAGCTGGACGCCGTCACCGGTGACCGCAAGCTGATGATCTCGTCCCTCGTCATCAACTGGATCGTCGGCCCCGCGGTCATGTTCGCGCTGGCCTGGATCTTCCTGCCGGACCTGCCCGAGTACCGCACCGGCCTGATCATCGTCGGCCTGGCCCGCTGCATTGCCATGGTCATCATCTGGAACGACCTCGCGTGCGGCGACCGTGAGGCCGCCGCCGTCCTGGTGGCCCTCAACTCGGTGTTCCAGGTGATCGCATTCGGTCTGCTGGGCTGGCTGTACCTGGACCTGCTGCCCGGCTGGCTCGGCCTGGGCGACGGCGAGCACCTCGACATCTCCATGTGGAAGATCGCCCTGAACGTCGTCATCTTCCTCGGCGTCCCGCTCCTGGCCGGGTTCCTCACCCGCCGGATCGGTGAGCGGAAGATGGGCCGCGAGAAGTACGAGTCCACGTTCCTGCCGAAGATCGGGCCGTGGGCGCTGTACGGGCTGCTGTTCACGATCGTCATCCTCTTCGCCCTCCAGGGAAAGACGATCACCTCGCAGCCGCTGGACGTCGTACGGATCGCGCTGCCGCTGCTGGTGTACTTCGCGGTGATGTTCTTCGGCACCTTCCTGCTGGGCAAGGGCCTCGGTCTCGCCTACGACCGCACGGCGACGCTGGCGTTCACAGCGGCCGGCAACAACTTCGAGCTCGCCATCGCGGTGGCCATCGCCACCTTCGGCGTCACCTCCGGCCAGGCCCTGTCCGGCGTCGTCGGCCCGCTCATCGAGGTCCCGGTGCTGATCGGCCTGGTCTACGTGGCCCTGGCCTGGCGCAAGAAGTTCAGCGCCGGAGCCCTGACGACGGCCCCGTGA
- a CDS encoding signal peptidase I, translating to MNDSVYVGNAGKDAALDRGWLLGHFKDVGDPRHSESVEIKWGVHPCADERSQWVRGEKRTALLVLISGRFRVELPGRSVLLQEQGDYVVWGHGVDHSWFAEEESVVLTVRWPSTPGYAVTEKGEAQQT from the coding sequence GTGAATGACAGCGTGTACGTGGGCAACGCGGGCAAGGATGCGGCACTGGACCGAGGATGGCTCCTCGGCCACTTCAAGGACGTCGGCGATCCGCGCCACAGCGAGTCCGTAGAGATCAAATGGGGTGTCCACCCCTGTGCCGATGAGCGATCGCAGTGGGTGAGAGGCGAGAAACGCACAGCGCTCCTGGTCCTCATCAGCGGCCGCTTTCGCGTCGAACTGCCCGGCCGCAGCGTACTTCTGCAGGAACAGGGTGACTACGTCGTGTGGGGGCACGGAGTCGATCACTCATGGTTCGCGGAGGAAGAGTCGGTGGTGCTGACTGTTCGGTGGCCGTCCACGCCAGGCTATGCGGTGACAGAAAAGGGCGAGGCCCAACAGACCTGA
- a CDS encoding SDR family oxidoreductase — MKMTGNTILITGGTSGIGLGLALRLHEAGNKVVVAGRRKELLDEITAEHPGIDTLVLDVADPDSIARARETVAASHPRLNVLVNNAGIMLRESLLDPAGLPVAEDHVTVNLLGTIRMTYAFLPLLVGKDDAVVMNVTSALAFVPYQSTPTYSATKAALHSFSESLRIQVGGAEAGVQVIEVVPPGVRTTLLGQQDSDQSMPLDDFLTETLDLLRAKPDATELVVERARFIRDAQANGSYDDVLAMISGS, encoded by the coding sequence ATGAAGATGACCGGCAACACGATTTTGATCACCGGCGGCACCTCGGGCATCGGACTCGGTCTGGCCCTGCGTCTGCACGAGGCCGGCAACAAGGTGGTCGTCGCCGGCCGGCGCAAGGAACTCCTCGACGAGATCACGGCCGAGCACCCGGGCATCGACACGCTCGTCCTCGATGTCGCGGACCCCGACTCGATCGCCCGGGCCCGTGAGACCGTGGCGGCGAGCCACCCGCGGCTGAACGTCCTGGTCAACAACGCCGGCATCATGCTCCGGGAGAGCCTCCTCGACCCGGCCGGACTCCCGGTCGCCGAGGACCACGTCACCGTCAACCTGCTCGGCACGATCCGGATGACGTACGCCTTCCTGCCGCTGCTGGTGGGCAAGGACGACGCGGTCGTCATGAACGTCACCTCGGCGCTGGCGTTCGTCCCGTATCAGAGCACCCCGACCTACAGCGCGACCAAGGCCGCGCTGCACTCCTTCTCCGAGAGCCTGCGCATCCAGGTCGGTGGTGCTGAAGCAGGCGTTCAGGTGATCGAGGTCGTCCCGCCCGGCGTGCGCACGACCCTGCTGGGCCAGCAGGACAGCGACCAATCCATGCCGTTGGACGACTTCCTCACCGAGACCCTCGATCTGCTGCGTGCGAAGCCCGACGCGACAGAGCTTGTCGTCGAGCGCGCCAGGTTCATCCG